The window TCTCGGCCGGAGGCGGCGACCTCCTCTGACCGACGCCGGTGCTGCAGGTGCCCACGCTGCCCCGCCACCTCGCCCGGTCCCGCTCGGCGGACGGGGCGGCCAGCTCGATGGCCTCGGGGCGCTCGCAGACCACGCACTTGAGCGTCTTGGGCGAGTTCTGGTAAGTGCACGACGAGCACGTCCAGTAGTGCTGGTGGGTGTTGAGGCGGTTGCGGTCGTTGTACTCCTCGCACGGGTCCACGGGGGAACGGGGCGGCGCCGGGCGGCAGCCGGACACGTGGGGCGACTCGGCGGGGCTTCCGCTTTTGGGGCGCCGGCACAGACACTGGGTGCAGCGGACGGCTCGGGGCCAGTTCAGGTAGGTGCACACGTGGCACGACCACTTGGCGGCGATCTCCGCCACGCCGGCCGGGCGCACTCGAGGCCTGGCGCTGGAGTCCGGGCAGATGAGGAGGCCGCCGCCCTCGCCGGCGGGGAGGTCCCACCGGCGGCTCGACGGATCCGGGACGGGCCCGCTTATGTAAGGCTCCTCCGTGATGATGGCGCCGGGGGACCTGTGAGCGCGGCACATTGTGCACTTGGTGGCGGAGGGCCAGTTCTCGTAGGTGCAGTAGTCACAGGCCCATTTGTCCCTCGGGTCCGTCATTGTGGGTCACCTGCCGGCCGACACAGTGGGTGAGTGGTGGGTATCAAACTCAAACGCCGCTTGATGTAATGTCCAGTTATTTCCACTGGAAAGTTTttaatttggaatattttccaAATTCCCTGTGCAAATGTACTGCAAGTTTTCTGGAAATGTGAAATTTCCCATGCCTTTGCCGCCAAATCATTCCGAGGGAACCCACAACTACGAACCGGCCTGTTCGACAGCACCGGTTCAgtggatcaaaaaaaaaaaaaaaaaaggagcttcTTAATTTACACCACGGCTGTGGCAATCAAGTACATCCGTGTGACATTTTGCGTCGAGCAAAACATAATTTCGAAACaatcacagatgtcaaactaaaggcccaggggccaaatctggccacTTACATATTTAGTGGCCCACTAAAGCAAAATGTTCTACTTCTTTGGGGATGGACGGAAATGTATATGTACGTTTCACCCGGGCAGAAAAGCTGAaccatttatttttccacacaaattacaagcatttctttcaaataaaacaaacagtaGCATTTATATTTGGTTGTCATCTAAGACTCGATTTTTTGGTAGCAAATATCTGAAGACTGCAACTCTGGGTTATTATGTGAACATAATGGGTCGAGGCCACTACACGTGTGAGTTCCAAGAGTTTTGGCCCTCAGGGGAGGAAAACCCAAGTACGTTTTGAAAGGTtccatgtacaaaaaaaaaaaagcgaaaaaaaaacaccacattaCTCTTACTGCAACGACGAAGAGAAGAACAGCGTTTGTTTATCCAGTAGTGACATTGTTGAAACACTACGGTGGCGCGTGAGCTAGCCACTTTAGCACAACTCGGCTAACCTGACGACGCATTTCAcgttttgaatgttttgtaGCATTCGCGATGCGTGCCCGTCGCTTACCGTCTCCTTGAAGTGTTGTTTCGGACGAGCACAACAAAGCCGTCTTGTTCTCCTCCTCCGGGACGAtattcttcctcctccctcaAATATTTACCCGAACCGATGTATTAAAACACCTTTTGTCCTGTCACATGTTTACCTCAACCGAGACTTCCGGCGCTCAGCGAAATGAACAGCCCGTCCGTCCGCCGGGACTGTTatagttttttaaaaacttgttgttgtttttcgtgtgtttgtttttctacatGGTCCCAGATTGTGTTGCTTAATGGCGACGACGCGGAGACCAAACGGAGCCTCGGCCAAATAATCGCTAGGCCAGGTGACGTCACCAATCAGCTGGCGCAACGCTCGCTGTGATTGGATGACGGGGGGAAGACAACTGGCGTTGCGTTCGTGGCCGGAAAAGGAGAAAGGAAAGTCACGAAGCGTTCACGTGAAATGGGGGATTTCGAGATtcggaaacaaaacaaacttttggaggtaaaaaaaaaaaaaaaaggaatccacCATCATGACCGAAATTCAAATACATTAgcatacattttcattcaaaatctgCCATTATCATAAAAAACAATAGCACTAGTaagattaaacaaaaaatatatagggaagtgggaggaaagcagcGAACACGCAAACTACACCGGAGAGGTCATAGTTGAACCCAaaacttcaaaactgtgagccaCATGCActaaccagtcgttcaccgTGCTGTCtaacaccaaaataaaaatgtaaattattggAAACAGTAGCCTATTAgaataaatatagaaaaacCACTCAAACAATTACACATGAGGAAAGATTGCCAATATATTTAGTACAAAGTACTAGCTAAAAATATATagaatggaaaatgttttgaaataatatGCAATACATGTATACATAAGCCAATTATTTTGTTCCTTAGGAACAAACAATCTAGAAATTAATACTCGAAGATATCAAACAGCTACATACCAGATGTTACgaaattttacaaaatttaTCAGTGGGGGGAGACAAAAAATCCGCCACTTCATTTGAAAAAACTTAAGTAGTGTAAACTCCCAAAAGAGCAATGGAACGGAACCGGGACTTCCTTTCCCACAAAGCAAGATGGCGGCCTACATTAGGCGACTGCACCACATTTCTCTGCACGTCTCCAACGTGGACAAAGTGGCCCACGACTTCACTTCCAAATTCAAGTTCAACTTGTTCGCCACCAGGCTGACCGAGCGGACCCGACAGCTGGTCTTCCGGAGCGGGACGGCGGTGTTCGTCGTCAACGAGAGGACGACCCCAGGCGAGCCGCAGCATCAGCCGGCGGGCTGCCTGTACGACatccccgcctcctacccggtGGACACGGCGTGCAACGTTTGTTTCGAGGTGAACGACGTTCACGGTTCCTTCGAGGCTCTGCGGCGGCTGGGCTGCAGCTTCCCGGTGCCGCCCACCACCGTGCGAGACCCCCTGGGCCAGGTCACCTACGCCGTGCTGCGCTCCGTGGTGGGCAACGTGTGCCACACGTTGATCGACAAGAGCGACTACAGGGGCAGCTTTTTGCCCGGCTTCCGGGTGACGGAGGGCGGCCGAGAGCGGCCCGAGGCCGTCACTCACGTGGACCACGTCACCTACGCGTGTCCCACCGGCAGCAGCCAGCAAGTCCTCAGGTGGTACCAGCGACTTTTGGGCTTCCAGAGATTCTTTATGCACAGGTGAGAAGAAGGctgaaattacatttgaattgcTTCTGTGTATTTATTCCAATTCGTCAATTAAGTAGTGTTGTAAATTATTGATTCTGTTTCGGTGCCTTGAGATGCGAGTGATCCAACTCACGGGTTTAGACCGGTGGATCCCAACAAGGAGCAGTTTGGCGGGTAATGgacaattgttcaaaaaatagGCGCCACTCCCAGTTGCAGTTTAGTGAGGGTTCAAACAAATGACAGAAAATTAGAAATCCCATCCGTGCGTGCGGCGTCTTCGCAGCAACGACGAGGCCGACGGCGGCTTGGTCATCGACCAGAAGGGCGTGGGCCTCCGCCTGACCGCCATGGACTACTGGAAGTGCGGCGAGTCGGGCCTGTCGCTGCCCAGCGCCCGGCAAGACGAGCCCGGCTGCAAGTTCGTCCTCGCCGAGTCGCTGCCCGAGCAAGGTGACGACGACCGCCGGGCAAATACTCGAACGGCGAATGATATCCGCTGTGAATAATCATTTGGGTTCCATCCAGGCAGCAACCAGGTGAACACTTTCTTGGAAGAGCACCGGGCGGCCGGGATCCAGCACATCGGGCTGTACACGGACAACATCCTGGCGACGGTGCGCAGCATGGCCGACGCCGGCGTGCGCTTTTTCTCGCCGCCGCCTGCCTACTACACTCAGGTTGGCTCATGCACCGCTTAACTGAATAAACAAACTACCGACGCTGCGAGCAAAAACACTTCATCGTCGTCGAGCTAACTGATGTGGCGTGCCTCAGGGGTTCCGTCCCGAGTCAAAAGTATGCGAGCTGTTTGCTTATTAAACGTATAACTGACAAGAAATAATTCTggagcttttttccccccccacactCGGTGTACCTCAGGGCTCTGTTTCAAGAGTGCTTTTGCGCACTTATTGGGtgtgaacttaaaaaaaaaaaaaaaaaaaagaagtaaaccCTCGCTAATTCAATTCAGATTTAATTTTACTGATCCTGGTTTGGAATGGAATGTTTGAAATACAAATCCAGCCTCAAAAAACACTTGGAAGAGAGTGACAGAAGACATAATTAAAACAGTTCTGATGAAAGCATCACACAAGCGTCACATCGAAGAtgaaacttgttttattttgaaagcatgaaagaaatgttgaaTGTCTGTAAGTAActtcaaatttgttttcataCTATTCTTTTTGGAAATCAATTTGTAGTTTAATTGATCTGCTTGTAATAAAATTtgtgggaaacatttttttaaatgttaaatgttgttttttttgtaacaagtctactgcatatatatatattttttgttttaatagtaGGCCTCTTGcgtaattaattaataaagcTGTAAAAGATGCACTTGCATATTTATTTGgacaaatagatttttttaatgtactatttcagcatattaaaaaaaaaaaatcaccccaaAATTCTTTGTCCTTATGTAGTTTTCTCAAACCACTTAATACCATCTTAAAAGAGTAGCTCTGCTAAGCACATTATTTccacattaaatatttaatttttttaactaattAAATTAgtcaatacatttttgaaaatagttataatttcccaattttttttttttttgtctatttaaaCCTGCGGCGTGACAGGTGGGCAAACTGCAGGAAATCGAGGACGCGGGACAGGACGCGCAGAAGCTGGCGCGCTACGGAATTCTTCTGGACGCCGACCCGCTCCAAAAGGCCTCGGCAGCCAGCACGGCGCAGAGGTGATATGGTCGCATATGACCTCACGATTTCAAATTTGACGCGCTCGGTCCTCAAGCCCGACCTCCCCCCCTCGCCCAGGTACCTCTTGCAGGTGTTCTCCAAGCCCATCTTCGCCGAGGACACCTTCTTCCTGGAGCTGATCCAGCGCCAGGGGGCGAGCGGCTTTGGCGAGGGCAACGTCCGGGCCCTGTGGCGCTCGGTGCAAGCGTACATGGAGGGCGACGAGGCGGACGGCGCTTCCCAAACGGGCCTGGAACAGTCGCGATGAGCACTTCAAGGCACACtggaaaggctttttttttttttttttaaactgctttttaaaaatatggaacaCGTGTATGACGCAAGATGATGAATGCACTAATTTATTTTGATCAATTAAACGCAGAGGTATTTTAGAGTATAATATGGTAAATTGACATTTATTCTACGGGACCCTGGGGCACTACGGATAGACTTGAAATGTTAGAAGCAAACTATATTCTCTCTTCCTCGGATACTATATgatggaaaacaaaattacaaagtaGGCTCCTTCTGATTGGTCGTTTTCCTCCTCGCCTATTTATATTACATATTCAACGTGTGACACCAGCTAAACCTGTCGTGATGCACGCTAACTACTGCTTACTTTACGTGCAATATTGTAAACGACTACTTCTTCGtgaggctcaagcactccccgcgacccttgtgaggataagcggctaataaaatggatggatggatacttcatGTGCTCACAAAAACACATCTGCATCTCTTACCATTTCTGagcctcattttgtttttaaaaatgtcaacttttaaAGTGCTTATTTGCtaataaaatcaattaaaatatataactgtgttgtatttttttttaaatcaggtttTACTTTGAAATCTGTCTGAAACGCCAAATGCTTCCAGCAGGTTGTGCTGTATTGCCCACTGGCATCACCAGTGCTACTGTACGTTGAGGTAACTTTGTTCTGGTTCTACCGTACTTCCGCTGCGAGGAGTGGACCAAAGATAAGAACTGCCAAGAGTAAATTCTGAGCAGTGATTCTGCCACTTAAGAAAAGAATCAAGCCCTGCATTCATTAACCCAACAGCGTACCCCGACTAAAGTTACCGACCTTATAaccctcaccgagtacatttgtaaaggaaataccatctggtacatacatacgccgcacttgtataaaagccgcaagagcccacattgaaacccacattcaaacacgggatatttacaaaaaaaaaaagacggtacacaaagagtttaacgctagtgccatgctaacagggctggttaaaaaaaaaaaaaacatactgataaaaatcacagacacggcagtaatatgctaacgcagcgctaacagggccggatcggtaaaagtcacttcctcggcatatatattccaccggtctaacttacctttttccgctagagtgcccccttgcggccgttagaaagaagaaaaaaaaaaagcacaacttcgtcacatcgccgcataaactgcagggttgaaagcgtgtggaaaaaaaattcacggtTTATTGGCCGGAAATGAGTTTTTATGTCATGGGGAGGGGAAGCTCACAGGTGCCGTTTTAGTATCGCCCcaaaatatcagaaaaatatACGCTATAGTTTCACAATCGAGTACTTCATAGTTCTCGGTCTTTGTACGTTTTTGGCAATTGGcgtatgtttttaaatgtttggcaTTCACTTCACGAGAAGTTGTACAAGTGGAACGGAGAACTCCTATACATTGATACAGTATATGTgctaaaatgtagttttcaaccCCCTTTTGGGGAGGCTGGAGGAGGATAAACTGTGAAATCAGAATAGGGTCAGGGCTGAAACAAGAGTCCTTTGGCCATCTGTCTGTGCCACAGATGgcgcacatactgtatattaccaGGGGGGCCATAAACCACACGCGTGCCGATTCACTGTCTTACTGTAACCCGCCGCCTGCTCATTATGGTTGCACAGCGCCCCCCACGGGCAGGACTACCACAATACATGCTGCAAATAAGTTGTTTGCAGCCGCCGTTGCTCACAAATCCCGCGCGTACCCTTTAACGCGAAAGGCAGACAGTCTAACGCCGAGCCCGCAGACGGTCCAGTCGGGGCGCCGGGTCGGCGGGATTAGTGTCAGGCAACAGATGTTGCTACTCGATGAACAAAAGGGTCTCGGCCAGGGGTGAGCGGCCGCCGGCGGGTCGGGCCCGCTGGGTCCACGTGGGCACAATCTATGTAAAGTCATATGCAGCATAGGTTCTCCaccatatttttatttactaaACAAATACTTGGAAGACTCACTAAATGTCATATGTATTCGTACGGTTgcattatacatatatttttttttttaactgactgaGAATCCTCTCGAAAActtgctcatttatttttttactaagTACTTTGCAATTTTTTCATGATATTGCGACAGCACATTATAAATGTTTTGGGCGATCGTGCTTGTCGACTAACTCTTTATACTGCAAAATGAATGCCGCCGTGCAATTATGTTGCTCATTACAGTGTTGTGAGCATCAAATCCATTTATAACAGCACttattaaatatatacataaaataaaaataaaacgttaCTGGCGGTTTTTACAATGCGACTTTATTCTTTCTTGAGTAGTTTACATGACGTGGTTAGAACAATGTCAGAGGTCACTTCCTGGACATCTGTTTGCCAtaaatgacgtttttttttttttttccccccttcaaaCAGATGCTTATTTTGGGAGTTTTGGAAACATGCACGTCGCAGTTATCCCCTCTGGATTAAATC of the Syngnathoides biaculeatus isolate LvHL_M chromosome 22, ASM1980259v1, whole genome shotgun sequence genome contains:
- the hpdl gene encoding 4-hydroxyphenylpyruvate dioxygenase-like protein, which gives rise to MAAYIRRLHHISLHVSNVDKVAHDFTSKFKFNLFATRLTERTRQLVFRSGTAVFVVNERTTPGEPQHQPAGCLYDIPASYPVDTACNVCFEVNDVHGSFEALRRLGCSFPVPPTTVRDPLGQVTYAVLRSVVGNVCHTLIDKSDYRGSFLPGFRVTEGGRERPEAVTHVDHVTYACPTGSSQQVLRWYQRLLGFQRFFMHSNDEADGGLVIDQKGVGLRLTAMDYWKCGESGLSLPSARQDEPGCKFVLAESLPEQGSNQVNTFLEEHRAAGIQHIGLYTDNILATVRSMADAGVRFFSPPPAYYTQVGKLQEIEDAGQDAQKLARYGILLDADPLQKASAASTAQRYLLQVFSKPIFAEDTFFLELIQRQGASGFGEGNVRALWRSVQAYMEGDEADGASQTGLEQSR